A stretch of the Candidatus Hydrogenedentota bacterium genome encodes the following:
- a CDS encoding flagellin FliC, whose translation GLAIAEGFRSVVSGTQVAQRNSQDGVSLVQTAEGSLSESTNILQRIRELAVQSANGTQSDANRRALQDEVSQLLSQIDDIAQDTEFNGIKVLSVAQTITLQAGAQQGQTLVLNVRGASTRDLGISTVNISSVAGAVSALAQLDSAIQSVSSLRATFGAFQNRLEFTINTLAIQEENSAAAQSAIRDADIARETITFTRNQILVSAGTSVLAQANVLPQTALTLLG comes from the coding sequence CGGGTCTTGCGATCGCGGAAGGTTTCCGCTCGGTTGTAAGCGGTACGCAAGTAGCGCAGCGCAACTCTCAAGACGGTGTCAGCCTTGTGCAGACCGCCGAAGGATCGCTGAGCGAATCCACGAACATTTTGCAGCGCATACGCGAGCTGGCGGTGCAGTCGGCGAACGGCACGCAGAGCGATGCGAACCGCAGGGCGTTGCAGGACGAAGTGAGCCAGTTGTTGTCGCAGATCGACGACATCGCGCAGGACACCGAATTCAATGGAATCAAGGTGCTGAGCGTTGCGCAGACGATCACGCTTCAAGCGGGCGCGCAGCAGGGCCAGACTCTGGTGCTCAATGTCCGCGGCGCATCGACACGCGACCTCGGCATCAGCACGGTCAACATTTCGTCCGTTGCCGGCGCGGTGTCTGCCTTGGCGCAGCTTGATTCGGCCATTCAGAGTGTATCGTCTCTCCGGGCCACGTTCGGCGCGTTCCAGAACCGGCTCGAATTCACGATCAATACGCTGGCGATTCAGGAAGAGAACTCTGCCGCCGCGCAGAGCGCGATTCGTGACGCCGACATCGCACGAGAAACCATTACCTTTACGCGAAACCAGATTCTGGTAAGCGCGGGCACCAGTGTGCTGGCGCAGGCCAACGTGTTGCCTCAGACGGCGCTGACATTGCTAGGGTAG